One genomic region from Neoarius graeffei isolate fNeoGra1 chromosome 4, fNeoGra1.pri, whole genome shotgun sequence encodes:
- the LOC132885418 gene encoding zinc finger protein 501-like has translation MPICKSSSVCNSANMPGESTMMNSEEINDESFVSARISSGQPTSSGIHHTNKQRQKKIYHCSECGKSFSNGGNLKTHQRTHTGEKPYHCSQCGKSFTQRGHFMQHQRIHTGEKPYHCSQCGKNFSLLGTLKTHQRIHTGPYHCSQCGMSFTREDAFQQHQRIHMGEKPYYCSQCGKSFSDGGSLKRHQYIHTREKPYQCSECGKSFSDGGSLRTHQRIHTGEKPYRCSQCGRSFRVRGSLKKHERLHTGEKPYHCSQCGKSFIDGETLKNHQRIHTGEKPYHCSHCAKRFSDRANFKKHQRIHTGEKPYYCSQCGKSFADGGTLKIHQRIHTGEKPYHCTECGKSFRQVGSFKIHQRIHTGVKPYYCSHCGLCFSCSSALKKHKCITVELLVCST, from the coding sequence ATGCCTATTTGCAAGTCTTCATCTGTTTGTAATTCTGCAAACATGCCAGGAGAATCCACTATGATGAACTCGGAAGAGATTAATGATGAGAGTTTTGTATCTGCAAGAATCTCCAGTGGTCAGCCAACTTCATCTGGTATTCACCACACGAACAAACAAAGGCAAAAGAAAATttaccactgctctgagtgtgggaAAAGCTTTAGTAATGGAGGAAATCTCAAAACGCACCAGCGcacccacacaggagagaagccatatcactgctcccaGTGTGGTAAGAGTTTTACTCAGAGAGGACATTTCATGCAACACCAGAGGATTCACAcgggagagaaaccatatcactgctcacagtgtgggaaaaaCTTTAGTCTCCTCGGAACTCtcaaaacacaccagcgcattcacacaggaccgtatcattgctcacagtgtgggatgaGTTTTACCCGTGAGGACGCCTTCCAAcaacaccaacgcattcacaTGGGAGAGAAGCCATATTACTGCTCCCAGTGTGGAAAAAGCTTTAGTGATGGTGGCTCTCTCAAAAGACATCAGTACATTCACACAAGAGAGAAACCGTATCAGTGCTCAGAGTGTGGAAAAAGCTTTAGTGATGGAGGATCTCTcagaacacaccagcgcattcacacaggagagaagccatatcgctgctcacagtgtggaagaaGCTTTAGGGTGAGAGGATCTCTCAAAAAACACGAGCGcctccacacaggagagaaaccatatcactgctcacagtgtggaaaaagcttTATTGATGGAGAAACACTTAAAaaccaccagcgcattcacacgggagagaagccatatcactgctcacactgTGCAAAGAGGTTTTCTGATAGAGCAAATTTCaagaaacaccagcgcattcacacaggagagaagccgtattactgctcacagtgtggaaaaagcttTGCTGATGGAGGAACACTCAAAATCCACCagcgcatccacacaggagagaagccgtatcattgcACAGAGTGTGGAAAAAGCTTTAGGCAGGTCGGAAGTTTCaaaatacaccagcgcattcacacaggagtgaAGCCGTATTACTGCTCACATTGTGGTTTGTGCTTCAGTTGTTCAAGTGCACTTAAGAAACACAAGTGCATAACAGTGGAGCTGTTGGTATGTAGCACATGA